Proteins encoded together in one Buchnera aphidicola (Cinara piceae) window:
- a CDS encoding 2-oxoglutarate dehydrogenase E1 component, with protein sequence MKNKKKIPFCNNQGWLYSNNQSFLDNIYKKFLSDSKKLDISWKNVFDKLSNKKNFKYNDTVCDDLKNKNLEYNFKKSKFKNNSIIVKEKFLNFINAYRNFGHYISQLNPLAVNKIKNNIPELSYSFYKIKKEELNCLINFNFLFFKKNINSFKDIYSFFKKKYCSYIGFEYMHINNAYEKKWLQKYIENNDFTNSISNRNKKNILKDLIQSTTFEKFIHTKFPGSKRFSLEGCDVLIPLLKKVIMFCIKKKTKKIFLGMAHRGRLNVLHNVLKYNVINMFKSNSKLFNNHYRTGDVKYHLGFKKIIKLKEKKIEINLLDNPSHLEIITPVVIGCCKFFIDKTKNKDHSIPIIIHGDAAFIGQGVIQETLNMSQVPAYCVFGSIHIIINNQIAFTTSNQQYLRTSTYCTDVAKMINAPIFHVNADQPELVIFIIKLALKFRYLFKKDVFIELICYRRLGHNEADDPYITQPKMYHLINEHKRICHLYFNKINKIINNENITYEKLYTYYLNKLSNTFKNSDIDVTNKISLCKKNILSKNINLKIINYKKIKKIVKHLFKLPKNFIMHHQIKKIFYNRTQMIKNKIPLDWGMAENLVYSVLMYYGITCRLTGEDVSRGTFCHRHISIVCQKKNIVYTPLKNLNNLTGSFYIWDSVLSEESVLAFEHGYSMVSNKLLNIWEAQFGDFSNGAQIVIDQFIVSSLQKWGYSSPLVILLPHGYEGQGPEHSSGRLERYLQLCAQKNIKIYIPTQASQMYHILLKKGKSLSKKPLIIFTPKSLLRNPLTFISIKKLLLEKFHKILLTKLNNKKNLIYRAIFCSGKIYYELLAFYKKNNIANTIIIRIEQLYPFPFLKINNILHQFINIQNFIWCQEEPRNQGSWSYVYFYFKKHILINYNKTELKYAGRPKLSSTAEGNFINHQTQQIKIIKLAFSI encoded by the coding sequence ATGAAAAACAAAAAAAAAATACCTTTCTGTAATAATCAAGGATGGTTATATTCAAATAATCAATCATTTTTAGACAATATCTATAAAAAATTTTTATCTGATTCTAAAAAATTAGATATATCATGGAAAAATGTATTTGATAAACTATCTAATAAAAAAAATTTTAAATATAACGATACCGTTTGTGATGATCTTAAAAATAAAAATCTTGAATATAATTTTAAAAAATCAAAATTTAAAAATAATTCTATAATTGTAAAAGAAAAATTTTTAAATTTTATAAATGCTTATAGAAATTTTGGACATTATATATCACAATTGAATCCATTAGCTGTAAACAAAATAAAAAATAATATACCTGAGTTATCATATTCGTTCTATAAAATAAAAAAAGAGGAATTAAATTGCTTAATAAATTTTAATTTTTTATTTTTTAAAAAAAATATTAATTCTTTTAAAGATATATATTCATTTTTTAAGAAAAAATATTGTAGTTATATAGGTTTTGAATATATGCATATTAATAATGCGTATGAAAAAAAATGGTTACAAAAATATATTGAAAATAATGATTTTACAAATTCTATATCTAATAGAAATAAAAAAAATATATTAAAAGATTTAATTCAATCTACTACTTTTGAAAAATTTATTCATACTAAATTTCCAGGAAGTAAACGATTTTCATTAGAAGGATGTGATGTTTTAATTCCTCTTTTAAAAAAAGTTATAATGTTTTGCATAAAAAAAAAAACAAAAAAAATATTCTTAGGCATGGCTCATCGTGGAAGACTAAATGTCTTACATAATGTACTGAAATATAATGTTATAAATATGTTTAAAAGTAACTCAAAACTATTTAATAATCATTACAGGACAGGCGATGTAAAATATCATTTAGGATTTAAAAAAATTATTAAATTAAAAGAAAAAAAAATTGAAATTAATTTATTAGATAACCCATCTCATCTAGAAATTATTACACCAGTTGTTATCGGGTGTTGTAAATTTTTTATAGATAAAACAAAAAACAAAGATCACTCTATACCAATTATTATACATGGTGATGCTGCTTTTATTGGTCAAGGAGTTATACAAGAAACATTAAATATGTCTCAAGTTCCGGCATATTGTGTTTTTGGAAGTATACATATTATTATAAATAATCAAATTGCTTTTACTACATCTAATCAACAATATCTCAGAACAAGTACTTATTGTACAGATGTTGCAAAAATGATTAATGCGCCTATATTTCATGTTAATGCAGATCAACCAGAACTAGTCATTTTTATTATTAAATTAGCTTTAAAGTTTCGATATTTATTTAAAAAAGATGTTTTTATTGAATTAATTTGTTATAGACGATTAGGTCATAATGAGGCAGACGATCCTTATATCACACAACCCAAAATGTATCATTTAATTAATGAACATAAACGTATATGTCATTTATATTTCAACAAAATTAATAAAATAATAAATAATGAAAATATTACATATGAAAAATTATATACATATTATCTAAATAAATTATCTAACACTTTTAAAAATTCTGATATAGATGTAACAAATAAAATCTCTTTATGTAAAAAAAACATCTTATCTAAAAATATAAATTTGAAAATAATTAATTATAAAAAAATAAAAAAAATAGTTAAACATTTATTTAAATTACCAAAAAATTTTATTATGCATCATCAAATAAAAAAAATTTTTTACAATCGAACTCAAATGATAAAAAATAAAATTCCATTAGATTGGGGGATGGCAGAAAATTTAGTATATTCTGTTTTAATGTACTATGGTATTACATGTCGATTAACGGGAGAAGATGTAAGTAGAGGAACATTTTGTCATAGACACATCTCTATAGTTTGTCAAAAAAAAAATATTGTATATACTCCTTTAAAAAATTTAAATAATTTAACGGGATCATTTTACATTTGGGATTCAGTTTTATCGGAAGAATCTGTTTTAGCATTTGAACATGGTTATTCCATGGTATCTAATAAATTATTAAATATATGGGAAGCTCAATTTGGTGACTTTTCAAACGGAGCACAAATTGTTATTGATCAGTTCATAGTATCAAGTTTACAAAAGTGGGGTTATTCTTCACCTTTAGTAATTCTATTACCACATGGATATGAAGGTCAAGGACCAGAACACTCTTCAGGAAGATTAGAGAGATATTTACAGTTATGTGCTCAAAAAAACATAAAAATATATATACCAACTCAAGCATCTCAAATGTATCATATTTTATTAAAAAAAGGAAAAAGTTTATCTAAAAAACCATTAATTATTTTTACTCCAAAATCATTATTAAGAAATCCATTAACATTTATTTCTATTAAAAAATTATTACTTGAAAAATTTCATAAAATATTACTTACAAAATTAAATAACAAAAAAAATTTAATATATCGTGCTATTTTTTGTTCAGGAAAAATTTATTACGAACTATTAGCATTCTATAAAAAAAATAATATTGCTAATACAATTATAATTCGTATTGAACAATTATATCCTTTTCCTTTTTTGAAAATAAATAATATCCTACATCAATTTATCAATATTCAAAATTTTATATGGTGTCAAGAAGAACCAAGGAATCAGGGTAGTTGGTCATATGTGTATTTTTATTTTAAAAAACATATTTTAATAAATTATAACAAAACAGAATTAAAATATGCTGGTCGACCAAAATTATCTTCTACCGCTGAAGGAAATTTTATTAATCATCAAACACAACAAATAAAAATTATAAAATTAGCATTTTCTATATAA
- the sucB gene encoding dihydrolipoyllysine-residue succinyltransferase, whose amino-acid sequence MKKNIKILAPDLPESVNNAVMLKWHKKIGDYVQEDELISEIETDKIILEISSPINGILKSQILLTGQKIKSQSILGYIQPTDFKKKLHNINNEVKKKNNSLFFFTPKMRRLISYNQINKKKIKGIQIHGKITKKKFIINDIHKKQKKELNKKIDPKKIFNNKNIDNRSVNRITMNPLRKKISERLLLTKKKTAMLTTFNEVNMKPIISLREKYKDIFEKKYESRLGYMSFYVKAVTQALKIFPEINASIDGADIIYHNYYDINIAVSTPRGLVTPILKNTNYLSMFEIERKIKSFSTLGQNGKLKLEDLESGTFTITNGGVFGSLMSTPIINYPQVAILGMHHIKNRPVVMFNKIKILPMMYLALSYDHQLIDGKQAIQFLNYIKDIIEDFSRIIIDI is encoded by the coding sequence ATGAAAAAAAATATCAAAATTTTAGCACCAGATTTACCTGAATCTGTTAATAATGCAGTTATGTTAAAATGGCATAAAAAAATAGGGGATTATGTTCAAGAAGATGAACTTATTTCTGAAATTGAAACAGACAAAATTATATTAGAAATTTCATCTCCTATAAATGGTATTTTAAAATCACAAATATTATTAACAGGTCAAAAAATAAAATCACAGTCAATACTAGGATATATTCAACCAACTGATTTTAAAAAAAAATTGCATAATATAAATAATGAAGTTAAAAAAAAGAATAACTCTTTATTTTTTTTTACCCCTAAAATGCGTAGATTAATTTCATATAATCAGATAAATAAAAAAAAAATAAAAGGTATTCAAATACACGGTAAAATTACAAAAAAAAAATTCATTATTAATGACATACATAAAAAACAAAAAAAAGAACTAAATAAAAAAATAGATCCAAAAAAAATATTTAACAATAAAAATATAGATAATCGCAGTGTTAATAGAATTACCATGAATCCATTAAGAAAAAAAATTTCTGAAAGATTATTATTAACTAAAAAAAAAACAGCAATGCTAACAACTTTTAATGAAGTTAATATGAAACCTATTATTTCATTAAGAGAAAAATACAAAGATATTTTTGAAAAAAAATATGAATCTAGACTTGGTTATATGTCTTTTTATGTAAAAGCAGTAACTCAAGCATTAAAAATATTTCCAGAAATAAATGCATCAATTGATGGTGCTGATATTATATATCATAATTACTATGATATTAATATTGCGGTATCAACACCAAGAGGGTTAGTCACTCCTATTTTAAAAAATACTAATTATTTATCTATGTTTGAAATTGAAAGAAAAATTAAATCTTTTTCTACATTAGGTCAAAATGGAAAGCTGAAATTAGAAGATTTAGAATCTGGTACGTTTACAATTACTAATGGAGGTGTATTTGGTTCATTAATGTCAACCCCTATTATTAATTATCCACAAGTAGCTATTTTAGGTATGCATCATATTAAAAATAGACCTGTAGTAATGTTTAATAAAATAAAAATATTACCTATGATGTATTTAGCATTATCATATGATCATCAATTAATTGATGGAAAACAAGCAATACAATTTTTAAATTATATAAAAGATATTATAGAAGATTTTTCGCGCATCATAATTGATATATAA
- the gpmA gene encoding 2,3-diphosphoglycerate-dependent phosphoglycerate mutase, which produces MNIKKIILMRHGESKWNQLNKFTGWKDINLSKKGKKEALNAAKLLKKNHFSFDIAYTSVLKRAIKTTWIILDYLNHMWIPVYKSWKLNERNYGSLEGLNKEETTKKYGEKQVQLWRRSFTTLPPCLNTQEYNNLINNKKYKKLKKNEIPTSESLEKTFNRVIPFWKSKIIPQIKKNKNIIIIAHGNSLRALIKYLNKINDNDIINLDISTGSPIVYEFSSENKPIRYYYL; this is translated from the coding sequence ATGAATATAAAAAAAATAATTCTAATGAGACACGGGGAAAGTAAATGGAATCAATTAAATAAATTTACAGGATGGAAGGATATAAATTTATCAAAAAAAGGAAAAAAAGAGGCGTTAAATGCAGCAAAATTGCTAAAAAAAAATCATTTTTCTTTTGATATAGCTTATACATCTGTTTTAAAAAGAGCAATTAAAACCACATGGATAATTTTAGATTATTTAAATCATATGTGGATACCAGTATATAAATCTTGGAAATTAAATGAACGTAATTACGGTTCTTTAGAAGGATTAAATAAAGAAGAAACAACAAAAAAATATGGGGAAAAACAAGTTCAATTATGGAGACGTAGTTTTACGACACTCCCCCCATGTTTAAATACTCAAGAATACAATAATTTAATAAATAATAAAAAGTACAAAAAATTAAAAAAAAATGAAATACCAACTTCTGAAAGTTTAGAAAAAACATTTAATCGAGTTATTCCTTTTTGGAAATCTAAAATTATTCCGCAAATAAAAAAAAATAAAAATATCATTATTATAGCTCATGGTAACTCATTACGCGCATTAATAAAATATTTAAATAAAATTAATGACAATGATATTATAAATTTAGATATTTCTACAGGTTCCCCGATTGTATATGAATTCTCCAGTGAAAATAAACCAATAAGATATTATTATTTATAA
- the pfkA gene encoding 6-phosphofructokinase, protein MIKKIGVLTSGGDSPGMNAAIRSIVYTALNNNLEVIGVHNGFLGLYKNTMTPLYHNDVSNLINKGGTFLGSSRFLEFKSEKVRLIAINNLLKRKIDVLIIIGGDGSYIGAKYLTDMGVPCIGIPGTIDNDVSGTDYTIGYFTALETIVNAIDKLRDTTISHQRISIIEIMGRYCGDLTLFASIAGGCEFIIIPEIVYKKESLLLEIKKKINEGKKHAIIAITENICDVNKLAKYIQKEINQETRAITLGYIQRGGIPVAYDRILASRMGIYAVQLLLKGQKGKCIGIINNKIIHNDIGYALSHMKKSFEYDLFNTIKYYNN, encoded by the coding sequence ATGATTAAAAAAATAGGAGTTTTAACCAGCGGGGGTGATTCTCCAGGAATGAATGCAGCGATTCGTTCTATAGTGTATACAGCTTTAAATAATAATTTAGAAGTCATTGGGGTTCATAATGGTTTTTTAGGTTTATATAAGAATACAATGACACCTTTGTATCATAACGATGTTTCTAATTTAATTAATAAGGGTGGAACATTTCTAGGTTCTTCTAGATTTTTAGAATTTAAATCAGAAAAAGTACGGCTTATAGCTATAAACAATCTTTTGAAAAGAAAAATTGATGTTTTAATTATTATTGGTGGTGATGGGTCATATATAGGAGCAAAATATTTAACAGATATGGGGGTTCCATGTATTGGAATACCTGGCACAATAGATAATGATGTTTCGGGAACAGATTATACTATTGGGTATTTTACTGCTTTAGAAACTATAGTAAATGCTATTGATAAATTAAGAGATACTACTATTTCACATCAACGTATTTCAATAATAGAAATTATGGGACGTTATTGCGGGGATTTAACTTTATTTGCATCTATAGCTGGGGGGTGTGAATTTATTATTATTCCAGAAATTGTTTATAAAAAAGAATCATTATTATTAGAAATAAAAAAAAAAATTAACGAAGGAAAAAAACACGCGATTATAGCAATCACTGAAAATATATGTGATGTAAATAAATTAGCGAAATATATTCAAAAAGAAATAAATCAAGAAACGAGAGCAATAACACTCGGATATATTCAACGAGGGGGGATTCCAGTTGCTTATGATAGAATTCTTGCGTCGCGAATGGGAATATATGCAGTACAATTATTATTAAAGGGGCAGAAAGGAAAATGTATCGGAATTATAAACAATAAAATTATTCATAATGACATTGGTTATGCTTTATCACATATGAAAAAATCTTTTGAATATGATTTATTTAATACAATCAAATATTATAATAATTAA
- the tpiA gene encoding triose-phosphate isomerase, with the protein MIKPIIVGNWKLNGNKIFIRNFFQLLNQFLNPYHKKCTTIITPPILYIPLIQKILFSDKKNFFLGSQNVDIHTFGPFTGEVSPCMLTDIGIKHVIIGHSERRFNHKESNTLIAKKFHILKENKLIPILCIGETKEEKINKKTKEICKKQIDIIFDICGAYAFDNSIIAYEPIWAIGSNHSAKPKEAQYISYFIRNYIKSKITHKIKNFFIQYGGSVTDKNAQELILQNDIDGFLVGGASLKIKEFTKIIEIANM; encoded by the coding sequence ATGATCAAACCAATTATTGTAGGAAACTGGAAATTAAATGGTAATAAAATATTTATTAGAAATTTTTTTCAGTTATTAAATCAGTTTTTAAATCCATATCATAAAAAATGTACTACAATCATTACACCGCCTATTTTATATATTCCTTTAATTCAAAAAATATTATTTTCTGATAAAAAAAATTTTTTTTTAGGATCGCAAAATGTTGATATTCATACTTTTGGTCCGTTTACAGGAGAAGTTTCTCCATGTATGTTAACAGATATTGGGATTAAACATGTTATTATTGGTCATTCAGAGAGACGATTTAATCATAAAGAAAGTAATACATTGATTGCAAAAAAGTTTCATATTTTAAAAGAAAATAAATTAATTCCTATTTTATGTATAGGAGAAACAAAAGAAGAAAAAATAAATAAAAAAACTAAGGAAATATGTAAAAAACAAATAGATATAATATTTGATATATGTGGTGCTTATGCTTTTGATAATTCCATTATTGCATATGAACCTATTTGGGCAATTGGTTCTAATCATTCGGCTAAACCTAAAGAAGCTCAATATATTTCTTATTTTATACGTAATTATATAAAGAGTAAAATTACTCATAAGATTAAAAATTTTTTTATTCAATACGGGGGTTCTGTTACCGATAAAAATGCACAAGAATTAATTCTTCAAAATGACATTGATGGTTTTTTAGTTGGTGGCGCTTCTTTAAAAATAAAAGAATTTACTAAAATTATAGAAATAGCAAATATGTAA
- the ihfB gene encoding integration host factor subunit beta: MVLFRGYMKKSELFERITEKKNYISAKNIEYIVKNILEYMSLSLEKGNRIEIRGFGSFSLHYRFARIGRNPKTGEQVYLKGKYVPHFKPGKQLRDRINHMYKNS; encoded by the coding sequence ATAGTTTTATTTAGAGGATATATGAAAAAGTCAGAATTATTTGAAAGAATTACTGAAAAAAAAAATTATATTTCAGCAAAAAATATTGAATATATAGTAAAAAATATTTTAGAATACATGTCGTTATCTTTAGAAAAAGGTAATAGGATTGAAATTAGAGGTTTTGGTAGTTTTTCTTTACATTATCGATTTGCTCGAATAGGTAGAAATCCAAAAACAGGTGAACAAGTTTATTTGAAAGGAAAATATGTTCCTCATTTTAAACCCGGTAAACAATTAAGAGATCGAATAAATCATATGTATAAAAATAGTTAA
- the rpsA gene encoding 30S ribosomal protein S1, with the protein MTISFAELFEESLKKVETRPGSIIQGTIISIDSDIVVVDAGLKSESSIPIEQFKNVQGSIEVKIGDIVDVSLDAIEDGFGETILSREKAKRHESWIKLEKAHNEALNVIGIINGKVKGGFTVELNDIRAFLPGSLVDIRPIRETLHLEGKKLEFKVIKLDKKRNNVVVSRKAVIESENSAERDQLLKNLQEDNIIQGIVKNLTDYGAFIDLGGVDGLLHITDMAWRRVKHPSEIVKIGDKIKVKILKFDEEKIRVSLGLKQLGVDPWKDLSKRYPEESIHTGYVTNLTDYGCFVEIEEGVEGLVHVSEMDWTNKNIHPSKVVVSGEKISVSILNIDEEKRRISLGIKQCKINPWKQFFENNNKGSKVQGKIKSITDFGIFIGLEGGIDGLVHLSDLSWSVAGERFVKKYKKGENIEAIVLQVDPDRERISLGIKQLQEDPFRKYILKNKKNTIITCEIKSIEEKAILFNIETGIQGCLKLIDIPIDYRSKYISQISIGKNLLTKILGFDKKNRIIYLSITEDVHNENIQRKLLEENLIENNKINNTMTKAFEKAIN; encoded by the coding sequence ATGACTATCTCTTTTGCGGAACTATTTGAAGAATCATTAAAAAAAGTAGAAACACGTCCAGGTTCTATTATTCAGGGTACTATAATATCTATAGATAGTGATATAGTTGTAGTTGATGCCGGATTAAAATCAGAATCTTCTATTCCAATTGAACAATTTAAAAATGTACAAGGTAGTATAGAAGTAAAAATAGGTGATATAGTAGATGTTTCATTAGATGCCATCGAAGATGGATTTGGTGAGACTATTTTATCGCGTGAAAAAGCAAAAAGACATGAATCATGGATAAAATTAGAAAAAGCACATAACGAAGCATTGAATGTAATTGGTATTATAAATGGAAAAGTAAAAGGTGGTTTTACTGTTGAATTAAATGACATACGAGCTTTTTTACCTGGATCTTTAGTTGATATTCGCCCTATTAGAGAAACATTACACCTTGAAGGTAAAAAACTAGAATTTAAAGTTATTAAATTAGATAAAAAAAGAAATAATGTTGTTGTTTCACGTAAAGCTGTTATTGAATCTGAAAATAGTGCAGAACGTGATCAATTATTAAAAAATTTACAAGAAGATAATATTATTCAAGGAATAGTAAAAAATTTAACGGATTATGGGGCTTTTATTGATTTAGGTGGTGTAGATGGATTACTACATATTACTGATATGGCATGGAGAAGAGTTAAACATCCTAGTGAAATAGTAAAAATTGGTGATAAAATTAAAGTTAAAATATTAAAATTTGATGAAGAAAAAATAAGAGTATCTTTAGGTTTAAAACAATTAGGTGTTGATCCATGGAAAGATCTTTCTAAACGTTATCCAGAAGAAAGTATACATACAGGGTATGTAACAAATTTAACAGATTATGGTTGTTTTGTAGAAATAGAGGAAGGTGTAGAAGGTTTGGTGCATGTATCAGAAATGGATTGGACAAATAAAAATATTCATCCATCTAAGGTAGTAGTTTCTGGAGAAAAAATAAGTGTATCTATTTTAAATATCGATGAAGAAAAAAGAAGAATTTCCTTAGGAATTAAACAGTGTAAAATCAATCCTTGGAAACAATTTTTTGAAAACAATAATAAAGGATCTAAAGTACAAGGAAAAATAAAGTCTATTACTGATTTTGGAATTTTTATAGGATTAGAGGGAGGTATAGATGGTTTGGTTCATTTATCTGATTTATCTTGGTCAGTTGCAGGAGAGCGATTCGTAAAAAAATATAAAAAGGGAGAAAATATAGAAGCTATTGTTTTACAAGTAGATCCAGATAGAGAACGTATATCTCTAGGTATTAAGCAATTACAAGAAGATCCATTTCGTAAATATATTTTAAAAAATAAAAAAAATACTATAATTACTTGTGAAATTAAATCTATTGAAGAAAAAGCTATACTATTTAATATAGAAACAGGAATTCAGGGATGTTTAAAATTAATTGATATCCCTATCGATTATCGCTCAAAATATATATCTCAGATTTCTATCGGAAAAAATTTATTAACAAAAATTTTAGGTTTTGATAAAAAAAATAGAATTATTTATTTGTCTATTACAGAAGATGTTCATAATGAAAATATACAAAGAAAATTATTAGAAGAAAATTTAATTGAAAATAACAAAATTAATAATACTATGACAAAAGCATTTGAAAAAGCAATAAATTAA
- the aroA gene encoding 3-phosphoshikimate 1-carboxyvinyltransferase: MQKSLTLKPIRYIDGELNVPGSKSISNRVLLLSALSTGNTILKNLLYSDDVNYMLNALSQLGVSFSLNKSKSTCEIKGISGPLFSEKKITLFLGNAGTAMRPLLAILSLKKNKIILTGDDRMKERPICHLVNSLKQGGANISYLNKQEFPPVYIKGGFSGGEITVNGTISSQFLSSLLIASPLAQLNTKIVVEGNLVSKPYIDLTINLMRKFGIVVDVLNNYKYFYIQGNQNYISPKEYFIESDFSSATYFLAAAAIKGGSVKINGMQKNSIQGDTDFVNVLKKMGASIIWNKNSLICTKKNLFGITIDCNHIPDAAMTIAMLGLFSNQFVHIKNIYNWRVKETDRLYAMSTELKKIGANVQEGTDFIIIHPVKKFLHATINTYNDHRIAMCFSLVALSGVSITLLNPGCVNKTFPLFFKKFYSICHY, translated from the coding sequence ATGCAAAAAAGTTTAACTTTAAAACCAATTAGATATATTGATGGTGAATTAAATGTACCTGGCTCAAAAAGTATTTCAAATCGTGTATTATTATTATCCGCTTTATCTACCGGAAATACTATCTTAAAAAATTTATTATATAGCGATGATGTTAACTATATGTTAAATGCATTATCTCAATTAGGTGTATCATTTTCTTTAAATAAAAGTAAATCAACATGTGAAATTAAAGGTATTTCCGGTCCTTTATTTTCAGAGAAAAAAATTACATTATTTTTAGGTAATGCAGGAACTGCTATGCGACCTTTATTAGCAATATTATCTTTAAAAAAAAATAAAATAATTTTAACTGGTGATGATAGAATGAAAGAAAGACCTATTTGTCATTTGGTAAATTCTTTAAAACAAGGGGGGGCAAATATAAGTTATTTAAATAAACAAGAATTCCCGCCCGTATATATAAAAGGAGGTTTTTCAGGAGGAGAAATAACAGTTAATGGAACTATATCAAGTCAATTTTTAAGTTCTTTATTGATCGCTTCTCCTTTAGCACAATTAAATACAAAAATTGTTGTAGAAGGTAATTTAGTATCTAAACCATATATTGATTTAACTATTAATTTAATGAGAAAATTTGGTATTGTAGTAGATGTTTTAAATAATTATAAATATTTTTATATTCAAGGGAATCAAAATTATATCTCTCCTAAAGAATATTTTATAGAAAGTGATTTTTCTTCTGCAACTTATTTTTTAGCAGCCGCAGCCATAAAGGGAGGATCAGTTAAAATAAATGGTATGCAAAAAAATAGTATACAAGGGGATACAGATTTTGTTAATGTTTTAAAGAAAATGGGTGCTTCTATAATTTGGAATAAAAATTCTTTAATTTGTACAAAAAAAAATTTATTTGGTATTACAATAGATTGCAATCATATACCGGATGCGGCAATGACTATTGCAATGTTAGGTTTATTCTCTAATCAGTTTGTACATATTAAAAATATATATAATTGGAGAGTTAAAGAAACAGATCGATTGTATGCTATGTCTACTGAATTAAAAAAAATTGGAGCTAATGTTCAAGAAGGGACGGATTTTATAATAATACATCCAGTAAAAAAATTTTTACATGCTACAATTAATACATATAATGATCATCGAATTGCTATGTGTTTTTCTTTGGTTGCATTATCCGGGGTATCTATAACGTTATTAAACCCAGGATGTGTAAACAAAACTTTTCCTTTATTTTTTAAAAAATTTTATTCAATTTGTCATTATTAA